Part of the Halopseudomonas maritima genome, GTTGCGTCAGGTTGCCATTCTGGCCACTGACGACACCATCACCTCGACCCTGGCCCAGGCCAAGGACTTTTTCTATATGGCCAGCCTGAATACCGGGCGCCAACAGGGCCTGGGGCTGACCCCTGGCTTCGAGGCACGGGTGGTTACACCTGACGCGCGCCCGGCCATCAGCTTCAACCGCGACCCTATCCCGGCGCAGGGCACTATCGACGAGACCGAGCCGCAGCTGATCATCCTGCCGGCCTTTTGGGGCGACTTTGACCAGCTGCAACAACGCTACCCCCAGGTATTGCCCTGGTTACAGCAACAGAGCCAGCGCGGCGCGCTGATCGGTGCCGTGGCCACCGGCGCCTTCTGGCTCGCAGCAGCCGGCTTGCTGGACGGTCGGGAGGCAACCACCTACTGGCGCTTTCACGATGAGTTCGCCCACCGGTTTCCAAAGGTTGAGCTGCAACGCGACAAGCATCTCACCGACGCCGGTCAGGCGCTGTGCGCAGCAGGCATCAGCTCGGGGCGTGACCTGTTCGTACATCTGGCCGAGCGCCTGTGCAGCCCAGAGGTTTCGCGCACCCTGGCGCGCGACGTGTTCTACGAAGTGCAACGCAGCTACACGCCGGGCGTCATCGGCTTTGGCGGGCAGAAGATGCATCAGGACATGGCGATTTTGCAGATTCAGCAGTGGCTGGAGCAACACTTTGCAGAGAAGTTTCGCTTTGAAGACGTCGCCAGCCGGCACGGCATGAGCATTCGCAACTTCATGCGCCGCTTCCACCAGGCCACCGGCGATAAGCCGTTGCATTACCTGCAGCGGCTGCGCATTGAAATGGCGAAAACTCTGCTGGTGACCGGCAACCAGAGCATCAAGACCATCAGCTACGAAATCGGCTACGACGATGCCAGCTTCTTTGCCCGGCTGTTTCGTCAACATACCGGGCTGTCGCCGAATGCCTTTCGCCGCTCACATCAGCAGAGCGGCCGCGAACCTGCCGCCTGACAACAGCTCAGGGCTTGTGCGGGCGAGCCAGGAACTCGTGGGACTGCATTTCCAGCAGGCGACTGAGGGTACGCTGGAATTCAAACTCCAAACGCCCGCCCGCGTAGAGGTCCTTTAACGGCACCTCGGCAGAGATGATCAGCTTGACGTTGCGATCATAAAATTCGTCGACCAGGTTGATAAAGCGTCGCGCCATATCATCCTTGGCCACGTTCATCTGCTCCACATTGGCGATCAAGACCGCGTGAAACACGCGCCCCAGCTCAATGTAGTCATTCTGACTACGCGGGCCATCACACAGTGCGCGAAACTCGAACCAGGCCACATCCTCGCAGACGCGCAGGGACTGGATCGGTCGATTTTCGATAATCAGCGCCTCGCCCTCACTGACGCTGGCCAGATCAGGCACCAGACTCTCGAAGCTGCGACGCAAGCTGCTATCGGCTTCACTATCGAGCGGATAGTGGTAGAGCTCGGCCTGCTCCAGCGCACGCAACCGGTAATCCACACCATTGTCTACGTTAACCACTTCGGTGCAGCTGTTAAGCAGGGCGATTGCCGGCAGGAAACGCGCACGCTGCAAACCATCCTTGTACAGCCCGTCAGGCACGATGTTAGAGGTCGCCACCAGGGTCACGCCCTGGGCAAACAGCTCTTCCATCAGGCTGCCCAGAATCATTGCATCGGTGATATCGGAGACAAAAAACTCATCGAAGCAAATGACCTTGGCTTCACCCGCGAAGCGTTCGGCAATCAGCTTGAGCGGGTTTTTCTGCCCCTTGAGCCCCTTGAGTTCGTGGTGCACGCGCTGCATGAAGCGGTGAAAGTGGGTGCGCATCTTGCGATCAAAGGGCAAGGCGTCATAGAAAGTATCGACCAGATAGGTCTTGCCGCGCCCGACTCCACCCCAGAAATACAGCCCCTTGATCGACTCTGGCTTGCGCTTGCGCAGGCGATCGAGCAGACCGGGGCGGGCCTGTTCGCTGGCAACCAGATCGTCGTACAGGCGCTGCAGGTGCCGAACGGCCCGCTCTTGAGCAGGGTCGTGAAAAAAGTCGGGACGCTGGAGGTCCGCCTTGTATCGTTCCAGGGGAGACATGCGCGAGATACCAGTAGGGAAAAACGGGGGAGCGATACTCTAACGCCCGCATCGCCCCTTGGCAATCAAGCGCCCCCGCCCAGAACCCGCTCCACCTCAGCTTTCAGTGGTACCAGCTTGCCGTGGAAGAAGTGCCCCGTGTCGGCAAAGCGCACCACTTCTGCATCCTGCTCGTCGGCAAAGGCCGCGTACACCGCTTGCGGTGCGACCACATCGTCCACCTCGCCCATCATCACGCTGACCGGGCCCGCCAGCGGCTTGAGCAGGTGGAAAGCCTGTTTCTCCACCGACGGCGCGACCAGCACCAGGCGCTCTGGCCACCGGGTCATGCGCGAAGCCGCCGCGGCCGCCACGTAGCCGCCAAAGGAAAACCCCAGCAGCCACAGTTCTCGCACGGCCAGATGGGTCTGCGCCCACTCCAGCACCGCCAGACAATCATCTACTTCGCCGCTACCATGGTCGTGTTCGCCGGCACTGGCACCGACGCCGCGAAAGTTGAACCGCAGAGTGCTGGCACCCAGGTCCCGCGCAGTGCGCATCAGCGTGTGCACTACCTTGTTCTGCATGGTCCCGCCCTGCACCGGGTTAGGATGGCAGATAACCGCAACCACACCCTCGCGCTCGCCCTCGGTCAAGATTGCCTCCAGCGGACCAACCGGGCCATCGATCATCAGATTTTGCTCGCCAGCTCGACTCATTCTAGGTACTCCGTGACTACCGTGCGTGACCGGGCGTCGCACCAGCGGAACCTGCCGACGGCGCAATGCTCAAAAGCCATATTCTGGCCTTTGCGTCTTTGCCCTGACAAGCTGACAGCCGTGGCACCGACTGCGGTGAGCCAAGCGTCCGGCGCATGCACGCGGCGCCGCGCGTCACTGTGGCGCGCATGGCGGGGGCAACAATCGCGGTAGCAACCGGTTTAAACGCGGTGCGACGATGCAGGCAGAATTTCAACGGCCCGCTAGCCTTGCCCGACAAAACTGTTTACCGTAAGCCAAGGCAAGGTGCACTGACCTGAACGCACCAACCGATAGATGAGGGACCCAAGGTGGAAGCAAGCGAAAACCTGTGGATTGCAACAGCCGTCGCACTGGCCGTTGGTATTGTAGTTGGCATCGTACTGGCGCAAGTATCACGTCGCGTCAGCGGTGGCAGCAACGCCAGCGCCCAGGCTCAACTCGAAAGCCTGCAGCTGCGCTTTGAAGAGTACCAGCAGGAAGTGTCGACCCACTTCAAGACCACTGCCACGCTGGCCAGTCGCCTGAACCGCAGCTACCAGGACATCCAGGAACACCTGACCCACGGCGCACTCGAGCTGGCACCCGACGACATGACCCGTCAGCGCCTGCTGGCTGCGCTGGACCAGCAAGACGGCACCGTGCGCGACAACAGCAGCCGCCAGGCGCCCGCGTTCGACTCGCTGGAGCCGCCCCGCGATTACGCACCCAAGGAAGCCAACGGCCCCGGCACCCTGTCCGAGGATTTCGGCGTAAAGCGCAAATCCTGATGCAGCGGCCCGCGCCCTGACCGGTGCGGGCCAACACCATGCCCCATTCCGCACAATCAACCTTCATTCGGCACAGTGACGATGGCAGCACGCTGCACATTGCGGGCGACTGGACACTGGCCAACTACGCCCGTCTGCGCCAACAACTGGCAAGCCTGCAACCCACTGACACGCCTCACACGGTTGATTTGAGCGCCCTCAACACGCTGGACACCGCCGGCGGCCAACTATTGGCCGATTTGCTTGGCCCGGACCAACTACAGCACCTACTCAAGCAGGATCAGCAACTGCCTGACGAGCGCCGGGCGCTACTGCAACGGCTGGCCGATATCCAGCCTGAGCCCGACCCGCAGCCGGCAACGCACATCAACCCGGCGCTGGTGCTGCTCGAGCGCATCGGCGCGAAGATGCTGCTACTGGCCGGCGACCTGCGTGCGCTACTGGGCTTTATTGGCCTGACTCTCAGCAGCCTGCTGGCCAACCTGTTGCGCCCTGGCCGCTGGCGACTGACCGCCATCGCCGCGCAGATTGAACAAACCGGCATCAACGCTATCCCGATCGTGGCACTGCTGACCTTCATGGTCGGCGCGGTGATCGCCTTTCTTGGCGCCACCGTGCTGCGGACCTTCGGTGCCGAAATATTTACCGTCGACCTGGTCGCGTTCTCCTTCCTGCGCGAGTTCGGCGTACTGCTGACCGCCATCCTGATGGCCGGCCGCACTGCCAGCGCCTTCACCGCGCAAATCGGCTCGATGAAAGCCAACGAAGAGATCGACGCCATCCGCGCACTGGGACTCAACCCCCTGGAGCTGCTGGTGCTGCCGCGCGTTATCGCGCTGCTGATAACCCTGCCGGCCCTGACGTTTATCGCCATGCTGTGCGGCCTGCTGGGTGGCGCCATGGTGTGCGCCTTCAGCCTGCACGTATCTCCCACCATGTTCATCAGCATGCTGCAGGAAAATGTCGACGTGCAGCACTTCCTGCTGGGCCTAGCCAAGGCACCCGTGTTTGCCTTCCTGATCGCAGTGATTGGCTGCATGGAGGGCTTCAAGGTGTCGGGTAGCGCCGAGTCGGTTGGCGAACACACCACCTCCAGCGTGGTGCAATGCATCTTTGTGGTGATTCTGGTGGATGCGCTGGCCGCACTCTTTTACATGGAGATGGGTTGGTGAGCAGCGACGAACACAGCAACGCCGTGGTGCAGGTGCGGGGCCTGGTCAACCGCTTTGGCACGCAAACCGTTCACGACAACCTGGACCTGGATATCCTGCCGCGCGAAGTGCTGGGCGTGGTCGGCGGCTCGGGCACCGGCAAGTCTGTACTGCTGCGCTCCATTGTCGGCCTGCGGCGCCCCAACGCCGGCTCGGTCAAGGTATTCGGCAAAGACCTGCAGACCCTGCCCGCAGCAGAGCGCTCCATACAGGAACGCCGCTTTGGCGTACTGTTTCAGTCTGGCGCGTTATTCTCCTCGCTGACCGTGGTCGAAAACATCGCCCTGCCGCTGATCGAACACAGCGGCCTCAGCCGAGACGACGCCGAGCATCTGGCACGCATGAAGGTGGCGCTGACCGGCCTGCCGCCCGGCGCCGGTGACAAATACCCTTCCATGCTGTCCGGTGGCATGGTCAAGCGCGCCGCCCTGGCCCGCGCACTAGCGCTGGACCCTGACATCCTGTTTCTCGACGAGCCCACCGCCGGCCTGGATCCTATCGGCGCTGCCGCCTTTGACGACCTGATCCGCACCCTGTGCGATGCCTTGGGGCTCAGCGTCTTCCTGGTTACCCACGATCTGGATACCCTGTACGCCATCTGCGACCGAGTCGCCGTGCTATCCGAAAAACGCGTGCTCATCGCCGACACCCTGGAGCGCGTTGCCGAGACCGACAACGCCTGGGTGCAGAGCTATTTTCACGGCCCGCGCGGACGCGCCGCCGCCTATCAGCAGCCCACCCCGGCCAAGGAGTAAGCCTGCCCATGGAAACCCGAGCCAATCATGTGCTGATCGGCCTGTTCACCGTCCTCGCGGCACTGGCCTCGATTGTCTTTGCCATCTGGCTGAGCAGCGCCAGCACCAGCAGTGAGCAGAATTACTACACGGTCGTGTTCAAGCAGGCGGTTACCGGCCTGTCGCGCGGCAGCGCAGTGCAGTTCAGCGGCATTCGTATCGGCGAAATCACCGAGCTAAGCCTGGACCACGACGACCCCCGGATCGTGCGCGCACGCATCCTGATTGACGCCAACGTGCCGATCAAGCAGGACACCAAGGCTCGCCTGTCCTTCACCGGCATCACCGGCAACTCGGTCATCGAGCTGACCCACAACGACCCGAACAGCCCGCCGTTGACCGCCGAACGCGGCGAAGACCCAATCATCTACGCGGCACCCTCGCCGCTGGCCAGCCTACTGACCAACGGCGAAGACCTGATGACCAATATCAACAAACTGGTGGTCAACGCCCGCGACGTTCTCTCAGAGGACAACGTCAAGCACCTGAGCGAAACGCTGGAGGGTCTCAATCAGGCCACTCAGAGCATTGCCGACCCCAACGGCAACCTGCAGCAGCTGATCGCCGAACTGCGCAGCACCAGCCAGGCCGCCACCGAAGCCCTGGAGCACAGCAGCCGGCTGATTGCCGATGCCGACCAGTTGCTCAACCAGGAAGGGGCGCAAACCCTGCAAAGTGCCCGCGATACCATGGCCTCGGTTGCCGAAACCAGCGCCCAGCTGGAGAAGATTCTCAGCGAAAACCGCTACGCCCTGAAAAGTGGCATGCAAGGCCTGGGGCAACTGGACCCGGCAATCAACGAGCTGCGCGGTACCCTGGCCGACTTGCGCAACCTGACCCGCCGCCTGCAGGACGACCCCGCCCGTTTTTTGCTCGGGCGTGAACAGCGACAGGAGTTTCAGCCATGACCTTCCGCACCCTGACCTCCGGACTGGCACTGGCCGGCCTGCTCTCAGCCTGCAGCGTGTTACCCAAAAGCGAACCACTGACGTTCTACCAGATGCCAGCGCCGGCACTCGATCGACATACTGGCCCAGCGTTGCCAATCAGTCTGCGTATCACCACGCCGGCCAGCAGCAGCGCCTTGCAGACCACCCGCATTCTGGTAACACCCGACAACAACACCCTGAGCAGTTACCAGGGCGCGCGCTGGGCAGACCCCAACCCCAGTCTGCTGCGTGAACAGTTGGTGCAGGCGTTTGAGCAGGACGGCAGCTTTAGCTCGGTAACCACCGAAACCCACGCCGTGCGTGCCGATGTGCACCTGTTCAGTGACCTGCGCCAATTCCAGACCCGCTACCAAGGCCAGCAGGCCAGCGTGGTGATCGAACTGGATGCCAAGCTGATCGACCCCAGCACCCGGGCAGTCATTGCCGCCCGCCACTTCAGTGTCCAGCAGCCACTGCCAGACACCGCCGTCAACGCGGTGGTCGACAACTTCGGCGTGGCCAGCGAGCAACTGGCGCGCGAACTGCTGGCCTGGAGCCGCGACGCGCTCAATGACGTTGAGCCGACAAGCCTGAAGTAACCCTCCCCCTGCGCGTGGGCGCCGCGCTGGCGCCCCGACAGACCTGCAACACCTCCCCAGGCGAGCGCTGACTGCCCTGCCCGTCAGCCGGCACACCCACATCTATAGCGCCGGACTCCGAGACAGTTTGCTTTACCTTTCTCACATAAATAGAATGCGAATCCCTCTCATTAGCACAATAAGAATCTGCCAACTCTCGACATTCAGGAAAGCAACGTCATGTCCCGATTCGCAAATAACCGCTCGACCGGTGCAGTGTGCCCACTCGCACTGGCAGTCCATATGCTGGCCGCCGGGGCCGCCTTCACCGCCACTCCCGCATCGGCACAACAGCCGGAACCAGCACAAACCGAGGAACTGGCGCCCATCACCGTGACTGGCAAGGGTGAGCGTCGCGCCACCACAGAAGGCACAGCCTCCTACACCACCGAGGCCGCTCGCACCGCCACACCTCTGAGCATGTCACTGCGCGAAACCCCACAGTCGGTCACCGTCGTCACCCAGCAGCGTATTGAAGATCAGGATATGCAAACCATCCTGGACGTTGTGAACAATACCGTCGGCGTCTCGGTAAACCGTTACGAAACCAGCCGCGCCCAGTTCAACGCCCGCGGTTTTGAAATCAATGCGCTAATGATTGATGGCGTGCCCACCATCTGGGAGCAGCCGTGGAGTTCGGGCGAGATGTTCAGCAGCCTTGCCATGTATGACCGCGTTGAGGTTGTACGCGGCGCCAATGGCCTGATGAGCGGCTCGGGTGACCCATCTGCGTCACTCAACCTGGTGCGCAAGCGCGCCAGTAGCGCTCACACCACCGGCTCACTGGAGGTGAGTGGCGGCACTTGGGACACCTATGGAGTATTGGGTGACGTTGCCTTCGCCCTGAACGACGCTGGCAGCGTAAGGGCCCGCCTGGTAGGAGAGTACAACGATGCTGACAGCTGGATTGACCTGCATACCAATCAGCGCTCAACCCTGTACGGAACCATGGATATCGACCTCACGCCGGATACCACACTCTGGTTTGGCATGAGCCACCAGGAGAACAAATCCGATTCACCCATGTGGGGCGGCCTGCCGTACTGGTATCACGATGGCAGCAAAACCGACTGGGATCGCTCCAAGACCACCTCGACACACTGGAGCAAGTGGAACACCACCTACGAAACCCGATTCATCAATCTGGACCACAGCTTCGCCAATGACTGGAACCTGCATCTGGGCTACAACCGGGGCGAGCGCGATGGCGAGTCCTATCTGTTCTACGTATATACCTACGCCAGCCAGCCGGGCTCTGCGCCCATCAACACCTATCCTGCGATGTACAAAACGCGCACGGTGCAAGAGGATTACAGCGTCCGTCTAGATGGCCCCTTCTCGCTGTTCAACCGCGATCATGAGCTGGCGTTCGGCTATATCCATAGCGAACAGAAGTTCGACGCGGATACCCGCTTTGCCCTGACCGGCTGGGGTGGCATCCCCGACTTCGACAGCTACGAAGGGGATTTCCCGGAACCTACCTGGAGTCCGCTGACCACCTACGGTGAGGGAGACCTGACCCAGACCGGAGCTTACGCGGCCACGCGACTAAACCTAGCCGATGACCTGAAGCTCATCTTGGGCGTCCGTGACAGTACCTACAAGAAAAAAGCTGATGACATCTATTCGGACCCGACCAGAACCGACGTTGGTCATGAGCTAACGCCCTACGCTGGCATCATTTATGATCTGAACAACACCTTCTCGGTGTACGCCAGCTACACCGATATCTTCCAGCCACAAACCGAGCGTGATCGAAACGGGCAGCAAATCGTGCCGATCATTGGCAAAAGCTACGAGGCCGGCCTGAAAGGTGAGTTCTACGATGGCCGCCTGAACGCGTCGATCGCTGTATTCCGGATTGAGCAAGATAACCTGGCAGCAGATGACCCCACCATCACCTTCATCCCTGGTACGACTGAGACGGCATACATCGCCAGCGAAGCAACTAGCAAAGGCTTTGAGCTAGAGGTCAACGGTGAGTTGGCCGACGGCTGGAACATCGGCGCGGGCTACACCCAGTTCAAAATCGAGGACGCAAACGGTGATGCAGCCAACACCCGCTTCCCAACCAAGCTGCTGCGCTCCTTCACAACCTACCAATTCCCCGGCGAGTGGAGCCGCCTGACCGTCGGCGGTGGCGTCAACTGGCAGGATGATATCTACACCTACGCACCCAACCCGGCTGGCAACGCCGAAAAGATCGAACAGCAGGCGTATGCCCTGGTCAACGCCATGGCGCGTTATCAGATCAGCGACAACCTCGCTGCGCAGGTCAACGCCAACAACCTCACCGATGAGAAGTACTTCGATATATTCGAGGCGTTCGGTGCTATCACCTACGGCGCGCCGCGCAGCGTAACCCTGTCTGCCAAATACCGCTTCTGAGCACTTTCGGCCCCTGTCGTCCGCCCATCACGGACGGTGGGGGCCACCCCTAAAGCAGTGCCTCGTAATGAATTTGTCTCAACAAAAACTGAGAAAGCATCAATTTTAATAATCCATCTATTCCCCTAGCCTGCCCCTGTACCTTTCCTGAATCGCAGAGGCAGCACATGGCACGCATCCACAACCTGGGGTTTCCCCGCATCGGCGCTCGCCGAGAACTGAAATTGGCCCTTGAGTCCTACTGGAAAAATCAATCATCCCGCGACGAACTGAAGGCGGCGGCGGCAGCCTTGCGCCAGCGTCACTGGGCCGAGCAGGCCGAACTGGACCTGGTGCCGGTGGGCGATTTCTCCTTCTACGACCAGGTGCTGGACATGAGCTTCACCCTGGGCAACCTGCCCGAGCGGGTGCGTGACTTTCATGGCAATGAGCTGGACAACTACTTCCGTGTGGCCCGTGGCCGCTCTGCGCAGTCGGCTGAAGAGCACGCCCAGTGTTGCGGCGGTGTCGCCGCTGGCGAGATGACCAAATGGTTCGACACCAACTACCACTATATTGTCCCGGAGTTCACCAAAGACACCGCGTTCAGCCTGAACGCCTCAAGGCTGATCGAGCAACTGCGCGAAGCCAAGGCGCAGAACGTCGCCGCCAAGCCAGTCATCATCGGCCCACTCACCTATCTGGCGCTGGGCAAGGAAAAGGACGAGTCCAACCGCTTTGCGCTGCTGCCGCGCCTGTTGCCCGTCTACCTTGAGCTGCTTAACAGGCTGGCGGCCGAGGGTGTGGAGTGGGTACAGATCGACGAGCCCATTCTGGTCACTGAATTGCCCAGCGAACTGAGTGCCGCCTGCGAGAACGCCTACCAGGCCCTGGCTGCCGCGCCAGTTAACCTCTTGCTGGCCACCTATTTTGGCCGTCTGGAGGAGAATCTGCCGCTCGTCGCCCGTCTGCCGGTCGCCGGCGTGCATCTGGACGCCGTCAACGCGGCCGACGAGGTTGATACCCTGATCACGCAGCTACCGCAGGATCGCGTGTTGTCGCTTGGGGTGATCAACGGCCGCAATATCTGGAAGACCGACCTGAATGCCGCGCTGCGATGGCTCGAACCCATTGCGGGAGTACTGGGCGAACGTCTGTGGATTGCACCCTCCTGCTCGTTGCTACACGTGCCAGTGGACTTGGCCAGCGAGCAGGCGCTGGATACTGAGATCGCCCGTTGGCTGGCCTTTGCCCTGCAGAAGCTGGACGAGCTGCGCATTCTTGGCGCGGCGCTGAATCAGGGCCGCAGCAGCGTGGCCGAGGAACTGGCCAACAACCAGGCAAGCATCGACAGCCGTCGACGCTCGCCGCGCGTCACCAACCCTGCCGTGCAGGCCGCTGTTGCTGCTATCGACGACCACCTGGGCAAACGCCAAAGCCCCTACGCAGAACGAGCGGCCAAGCAAGCTGCCCTGCTCAAACTGCCGCCATTCCCGACCACCACCATCGGCTCCTTCCCGCAGACCGCAGAGATCCGCCAGGCGCGCCGCCAGTTCAAGTCAGGTGAGCTGGATGAGACCGGCTACACGCAGGCCATGCAGGCCGAAATCGCCCACTGCGTGCGCGAGCAGGAGGCGCTGGGGCTGGACGTGCTGGTGCACGGCGAGCCGGAGCGCAACGACATGGTCGAGTACTTTGGCGAGCAACTCAGCGGTTACGCCTTCAGCCAGTTTGGCTGGGTGCAGTCTTACGGCTCACGCTGCGTCAAACCGCCGATTCTGTTTGGCGATATCAGCCGCCCACGTGCGATGACCGTAAACTGGATTACCTACGCCCAGTCGCTGACCGACAAGCCGATGAAAGGCATGCTGACCGGCCCGGTGACCATCCTCAACTGGTCGTTCGTGCGCGATGATCAGCCACGCTCGGTCAGCTGCCAGCAGTTGGCCCTGGCCATGCGTGAAGAGGTTCTGGACCTGGAACAAGCCGGCGTGCGCATTATCCAGATCGACGAAGCGGCGCTGCGCGAGGGGTTGCCGCTGCGCCGCACGCAATGGCAGGCGTACCTGGACTGGGCGGTGGAGTGCTTCCGTATCACCGCCAACGGTGTTGCCGATGAAACCCAGATTCACACCCATATGTGCTACTCGGAGTTCAATGACATCATCCAGTCAATCGCCGCGATGGATGCCGACGTCATCACCATCGAAACCTCACGCTCGGACATGGAGCTGCTGGATGCCTTCAAGCACTTCCAGTACCCGAACGAGATCGGTCCCGGTGTGTACGACATCCATTCACCGAACATCCCGACGCAGGCCTACATGGCCAACTTGCTGAGTCTGGCTGCCGAGCGCGTGCCGGCCGAGCGCCTGTGGGTCAACCCGGACTGCGGGCTGAAAACCCGTCAGTGGGCTGAGGTAA contains:
- a CDS encoding GlxA family transcriptional regulator — encoded protein: MNSSATPLRQVAILATDDTITSTLAQAKDFFYMASLNTGRQQGLGLTPGFEARVVTPDARPAISFNRDPIPAQGTIDETEPQLIILPAFWGDFDQLQQRYPQVLPWLQQQSQRGALIGAVATGAFWLAAAGLLDGREATTYWRFHDEFAHRFPKVELQRDKHLTDAGQALCAAGISSGRDLFVHLAERLCSPEVSRTLARDVFYEVQRSYTPGVIGFGGQKMHQDMAILQIQQWLEQHFAEKFRFEDVASRHGMSIRNFMRRFHQATGDKPLHYLQRLRIEMAKTLLVTGNQSIKTISYEIGYDDASFFARLFRQHTGLSPNAFRRSHQQSGREPAA
- the zapE gene encoding cell division protein ZapE produces the protein MSPLERYKADLQRPDFFHDPAQERAVRHLQRLYDDLVASEQARPGLLDRLRKRKPESIKGLYFWGGVGRGKTYLVDTFYDALPFDRKMRTHFHRFMQRVHHELKGLKGQKNPLKLIAERFAGEAKVICFDEFFVSDITDAMILGSLMEELFAQGVTLVATSNIVPDGLYKDGLQRARFLPAIALLNSCTEVVNVDNGVDYRLRALEQAELYHYPLDSEADSSLRRSFESLVPDLASVSEGEALIIENRPIQSLRVCEDVAWFEFRALCDGPRSQNDYIELGRVFHAVLIANVEQMNVAKDDMARRFINLVDEFYDRNVKLIISAEVPLKDLYAGGRLEFEFQRTLSRLLEMQSHEFLARPHKP
- a CDS encoding alpha/beta hydrolase; this translates as MSRAGEQNLMIDGPVGPLEAILTEGEREGVVAVICHPNPVQGGTMQNKVVHTLMRTARDLGASTLRFNFRGVGASAGEHDHGSGEVDDCLAVLEWAQTHLAVRELWLLGFSFGGYVAAAAASRMTRWPERLVLVAPSVEKQAFHLLKPLAGPVSVMMGEVDDVVAPQAVYAAFADEQDAEVVRFADTGHFFHGKLVPLKAEVERVLGGGA
- a CDS encoding YhcB family protein; the encoded protein is MEASENLWIATAVALAVGIVVGIVLAQVSRRVSGGSNASAQAQLESLQLRFEEYQQEVSTHFKTTATLASRLNRSYQDIQEHLTHGALELAPDDMTRQRLLAALDQQDGTVRDNSSRQAPAFDSLEPPRDYAPKEANGPGTLSEDFGVKRKS
- a CDS encoding ABC transporter permease, whose protein sequence is MPHSAQSTFIRHSDDGSTLHIAGDWTLANYARLRQQLASLQPTDTPHTVDLSALNTLDTAGGQLLADLLGPDQLQHLLKQDQQLPDERRALLQRLADIQPEPDPQPATHINPALVLLERIGAKMLLLAGDLRALLGFIGLTLSSLLANLLRPGRWRLTAIAAQIEQTGINAIPIVALLTFMVGAVIAFLGATVLRTFGAEIFTVDLVAFSFLREFGVLLTAILMAGRTASAFTAQIGSMKANEEIDAIRALGLNPLELLVLPRVIALLITLPALTFIAMLCGLLGGAMVCAFSLHVSPTMFISMLQENVDVQHFLLGLAKAPVFAFLIAVIGCMEGFKVSGSAESVGEHTTSSVVQCIFVVILVDALAALFYMEMGW
- a CDS encoding ABC transporter ATP-binding protein, which codes for MSSDEHSNAVVQVRGLVNRFGTQTVHDNLDLDILPREVLGVVGGSGTGKSVLLRSIVGLRRPNAGSVKVFGKDLQTLPAAERSIQERRFGVLFQSGALFSSLTVVENIALPLIEHSGLSRDDAEHLARMKVALTGLPPGAGDKYPSMLSGGMVKRAALARALALDPDILFLDEPTAGLDPIGAAAFDDLIRTLCDALGLSVFLVTHDLDTLYAICDRVAVLSEKRVLIADTLERVAETDNAWVQSYFHGPRGRAAAYQQPTPAKE
- a CDS encoding MlaD family protein, whose protein sequence is METRANHVLIGLFTVLAALASIVFAIWLSSASTSSEQNYYTVVFKQAVTGLSRGSAVQFSGIRIGEITELSLDHDDPRIVRARILIDANVPIKQDTKARLSFTGITGNSVIELTHNDPNSPPLTAERGEDPIIYAAPSPLASLLTNGEDLMTNINKLVVNARDVLSEDNVKHLSETLEGLNQATQSIADPNGNLQQLIAELRSTSQAATEALEHSSRLIADADQLLNQEGAQTLQSARDTMASVAETSAQLEKILSENRYALKSGMQGLGQLDPAINELRGTLADLRNLTRRLQDDPARFLLGREQRQEFQP
- a CDS encoding ABC-type transport auxiliary lipoprotein family protein — protein: MTFRTLTSGLALAGLLSACSVLPKSEPLTFYQMPAPALDRHTGPALPISLRITTPASSSALQTTRILVTPDNNTLSSYQGARWADPNPSLLREQLVQAFEQDGSFSSVTTETHAVRADVHLFSDLRQFQTRYQGQQASVVIELDAKLIDPSTRAVIAARHFSVQQPLPDTAVNAVVDNFGVASEQLARELLAWSRDALNDVEPTSLK
- a CDS encoding TonB-dependent siderophore receptor; amino-acid sequence: MSRFANNRSTGAVCPLALAVHMLAAGAAFTATPASAQQPEPAQTEELAPITVTGKGERRATTEGTASYTTEAARTATPLSMSLRETPQSVTVVTQQRIEDQDMQTILDVVNNTVGVSVNRYETSRAQFNARGFEINALMIDGVPTIWEQPWSSGEMFSSLAMYDRVEVVRGANGLMSGSGDPSASLNLVRKRASSAHTTGSLEVSGGTWDTYGVLGDVAFALNDAGSVRARLVGEYNDADSWIDLHTNQRSTLYGTMDIDLTPDTTLWFGMSHQENKSDSPMWGGLPYWYHDGSKTDWDRSKTTSTHWSKWNTTYETRFINLDHSFANDWNLHLGYNRGERDGESYLFYVYTYASQPGSAPINTYPAMYKTRTVQEDYSVRLDGPFSLFNRDHELAFGYIHSEQKFDADTRFALTGWGGIPDFDSYEGDFPEPTWSPLTTYGEGDLTQTGAYAATRLNLADDLKLILGVRDSTYKKKADDIYSDPTRTDVGHELTPYAGIIYDLNNTFSVYASYTDIFQPQTERDRNGQQIVPIIGKSYEAGLKGEFYDGRLNASIAVFRIEQDNLAADDPTITFIPGTTETAYIASEATSKGFELEVNGELADGWNIGAGYTQFKIEDANGDAANTRFPTKLLRSFTTYQFPGEWSRLTVGGGVNWQDDIYTYAPNPAGNAEKIEQQAYALVNAMARYQISDNLAAQVNANNLTDEKYFDIFEAFGAITYGAPRSVTLSAKYRF